A window of Castanea sativa cultivar Marrone di Chiusa Pesio chromosome 1, ASM4071231v1 contains these coding sequences:
- the LOC142623768 gene encoding uncharacterized protein LOC142623768, which yields MGAKWRVGDGQSIKVFKDNWLPGLSCGKISSVHSGLDRNLKVAELMASNKDSWNSLERNGLYSVKSGYKLLCEEPRMEEASGSSRKGMADLWSRVWKLKLCGSLPENAKHALWDCEAVRRVWCLEFNWVSESVTAYGSFLDLVELCLAKPGASELFGTTAWFIWIHQNKVRLREKTLPLSSVGEATKNFLQQVKAVREVRNLVKQPRGCKWFPRAATEFKANFDGAWFNESEEAGIGIVVKDSSGQVLAALAEKTKKASYRGLFGDDGSENSGDFCTRNRLTTMPF from the exons ATGGGGGCAAAATGGAGGGTGGGGGATGGACAATCAATTAAGGTCTTCAAGGATAATTGGTTACCAGGCCTTTCATGTGGAAAAATAAGCTCTGTCCATTCGGGTTTGGATAGAAATTTGAAAGTGGCTGAACTGATGGCATCAAATAAGGATAGCTGGAATAG TTTGGAAAGGAATGGACTTTATTCAGTGAAGTCGGGTTACAAGCTGCTTTGTGAAGAGCCAAGAATGGAGGAAGCATCGGGTTCAAGCAGAAAGGGAATGGCGGACTTGTGGTCTAGGGTTTGGAAGTTGAAG CTGTGTGGAAGTCTGCCTGAGAACGCTAAGCATGCCTTGTGGGATTGTGAAGCGGTGAGGCGTGTTTGGTGCTTGGAGTTCAACTGGGTGAGCGAGTCGGTGACAGCTTATGGGTCTTTTTTGGATCTTGTGGAGCTGTGTTTGGCAAAACCAGGAGCGAGTGAGCTGTTTGGGACCACGGCTTGGTTCATTTGGATCCATCAAAACAAGGTCAGGTTGAGGGAGAAGACTTTGCCGCTGAGTAGTGTTGGAGAAGCTACAAAAAATTTTCTGCAGCAAGTGAAGGCAGTTCGTGAGGTTCGAAATTTGGTTAAACAACCACGTGGGTGCAAGTGGTTCCCTCGAGCAGCAACTGAGTTTAAAGCAAATTTCGATGGAGCATGGTTCAATGAAAGCGAGGAAGCAGgaattggaattgtggtaaagGACTCCTCGGGTCAGGTGCTTGCTGCACTAGctgaaaaaactaaaaaagccTCATACCGTGGACTGTTTGGAGATGATGGCAGCGAGAATAGCGGTGATTTTTGCACAAGAAATCGGCTTACAACAATGCCATTTTGA